One part of the Rutidosis leptorrhynchoides isolate AG116_Rl617_1_P2 chromosome 1, CSIRO_AGI_Rlap_v1, whole genome shotgun sequence genome encodes these proteins:
- the LOC139860411 gene encoding protein MICRORCHIDIA 4-like isoform X2, producing MEENRELKERLKGREEEILGDLRDDLNSEKNRCKEFEVQLEEEKQILEVLNKEQDSIIAIFQEERGRRNNEEAALRKHLKSAGF from the exons ATGGAAGAGAACCGTGAGTTGAAGGAAAG GTTGAAAGGGAGAGAAGAAGAGATATTAGGTGATTTACGAGATGatttaaattctgaaaaaaatcGGTGCAAAGAATTTGAAGTGCAG TTGGAAGAGGAAAAACAAATATTAGAGGTTTTAAACAAAGAGCAGGACAGTATAATTGCTATATTTCAAGAGGAGAGAGGGCGTAGAAACAATGAGGAGGCAGCTCTAAGAAAACATTTGAAG AGTGCAGGATTCTGA
- the LOC139860411 gene encoding protein MICRORCHIDIA 7-like isoform X1 codes for MEENRELKERLKGREEEILGDLRDDLNSEKNRCKEFEVQLEEEKQILEVLNKEQDSIIAIFQEERGRRNNEEAALRKHLKDSEAPINNLKEKVTQLQLEEMKSMGHKWSQ; via the exons ATGGAAGAGAACCGTGAGTTGAAGGAAAG GTTGAAAGGGAGAGAAGAAGAGATATTAGGTGATTTACGAGATGatttaaattctgaaaaaaatcGGTGCAAAGAATTTGAAGTGCAG TTGGAAGAGGAAAAACAAATATTAGAGGTTTTAAACAAAGAGCAGGACAGTATAATTGCTATATTTCAAGAGGAGAGAGGGCGTAGAAACAATGAGGAGGCAGCTCTAAGAAAACATTTGAAG GATTCTGAAGCGCCGATCAACAACTTGAAGGAAAAGGTAACACAGTTGCAGTTGGAGGAAATGAAAAGTATGGGCCACAAATGGAGTCAGTAG
- the LOC139873745 gene encoding uncharacterized protein — translation MIKDIFFHGLIEENPFEHIQHFNDICDLYKTKDVTDDTFKLRAFPFTLQGDAKVWIRNLPPDSIRTFQDLTNEFINHFFPPSKVERLRMKINGFTQRGDKTLYDAWVRFKKMLRVCPSHDLTKKEYINTFYREPQIPTTPTQTPNPIAPTSQNVENESSVNGDSQEARVERSEPLKVKGKKNEEAPLRKYKEPIPYPQALRNEKVETQRKDFMQMMKKVHVNMPLIQVLKGMPNYGKFIKNLLSSKGKYEEVSATFLVEECSAIINKQKMPPKLGDLGRFVIPCNMGGSEVYDALVDLGASVNLMPYSIIKKLNLGELKPTRMVLKMGNHTFDTPIGIAKDLMVKVGKLTFSSDFVILEMLEDEYFPIILGRPFLNTADETIRPNP, via the exons atGATCAAAGATATATTTTTCCATGGGTTAATAGAAGAAAATCCTTTCGAGCATATTCAACACTTTAACGATATTTGTGATCTCTACAAAactaaagatgtcaccgatgacacTTTTAAGTTAAGGGCGTTCCCCTTTACACTTCAAGGAGATGCAAAAGTTTGGATACGGAATTTGCCACCCGATTCTATTAGGACTTTTCAAGATTTAACCAATGAGTTCATCAATCACTTTTTCCCACCGTCAAAGGTAGAACGTCTTCGAATGAAAATCAATGGATTCACCCAACGGGGTGATAAAACTTTGTATGATGCGTGGGTACGATTCAAGAAGATGCTAAGAGTTTGCCCATCGCACGATTTGACTAAGAAGGAGTACATCAACACATTCTACCGGG AACCACAAATCCCAACAACTCCAACCCAAACACCAAACCCTATTGCACCTACTTCACAAAACGTTGAGAATGAATCAAGTGTTAATGGGGATTCACAAGAAGCAAGGGTTGAAAGGAGTGAACCACTGAAGGTTAAGGGTAAAAAGAATGAAGAAGCACCTTTGAGGAAGTACAAGGAACCGATTCCATATCCGCAAGCTTTGAGAAATGAAAAAGTTGAAACGCAACGAAAGGACTTCATGCAAATGATGAAAAAAGTTCATGTTAACATGCCGCTCATCCAAGTGCTTAAGGGCATGCCTAATTATGGAAAGTTCATTAAAAATCTTTTATCTTCAAAAGGCAAATATGAGGAGGTGTCGGCTACATTTCTCGTAGAGGAATGTTCGGCTATCATAAATAAGCAAAAGATGCCTCCCAAATTGGGTGATCTGGGTCGTTTTGTAATCCCATGCAATATGGGCGGGTCGGAAGTGTATGATGCACTTGTCGACTTGGGGGCTAGTGTAAATCTTATGCCTTATTCAATTATTAAAAAGTTAAATCTTGGGGAATTAAAACCGACCCGGATGGTTTTAAAAATGGGAAACCATACGTTTGATACACCAATCGGCATAGCCAAAGACCTTATGGTCAAAGTTGGTAAATTGACCTTTTCGTCCGATTTCGTGATCCTCGAAATGCTCGAGGATGAATATTTCCCAATAATTTTGGGACGACCTTTTCTAAACACCGCTGATGAgacgatccgtcctaatccataa